A genomic region of Metopolophium dirhodum isolate CAU chromosome 1, ASM1992520v1, whole genome shotgun sequence contains the following coding sequences:
- the LOC132933392 gene encoding uncharacterized protein LOC132933392, producing MSTKLKSGSEKRRLKDQKMLVKAGSDPKQKKLSFSKEVEITNVNSNDFSGFSNEDKVTISSESEKKQDTDTICEPDLPVVSDQNKYICTSTVNIEKCIQETIYEVKESTIRESSSTSVFGDHPVASTSENVHNSDLVNCVDDLDLDVISNKCVSDTIFNEELNAKYFKKPDKHNMIQYWLFHPHQPETNIPFTALKTYFRKDGGRRMWVSYNHGNSSLHCCICLAYGDGSGRFTVGVMKWTHIYLRIEEHEASLTHKQNVDAHILMKNCSSVDSLIKYGLSSIRKKEIENNRQILLRIIEIIKLIGKRGLSYRGKKCEAAYTLNNSNLDHGNFLEMVLLVSKFDPILQGHLDIVIKKSATIHNSGSKQGGGFVTFLSKTTVNYITDAVSQLIKSAITKELKKAVIYSVQLDTTQDITVIDQCSVIVRYVVGTKIHERLIGMIKCTSSKGIDFVNLLLNTLKQMGINPKYSVGNSTDGAANMQGVYNGFSTKLNNITLTQTHIWCYAHVLNLVICDVTNKILQGVSLFGLLNGCAVFLKESYSRMDVWRSKGTRQRICTIGETRWWSKDTALTKVFGYFNNPDNCLFVELITSLEEICENTNIKPEARLKASGFMEGLFSAHQMVTQTLNDLKKIDCDFPSIKQAADNFLTWANSKLKTVENTSIQIHDSIRSFRPRKKSKQFSYESTDNPIEDPLHSYTVNVHNIIFDSVIQSIVERFEKHKHLYADFNCLDPNNFCIDEPLPEDSLKNGEDNEQNYMDNERCSHNSDETKEKCCVVCCFSVIVNYNLFSNAYPVLYFTYKLLLTFSITQVGCERSFSKLKYVKNYLRNSMSQENLESFMLMCVEKEMLTEINPNDIIDKVAAHRKFAKKYMSNIQRIRDNTFNRRKRLFSSE from the exons ATGAGTACCAAATTAAAAAGTGGTTCAGAAAAACGGCGCCTAAAAGATCAAAAAATGCTAGTTAAAGCCGGTTCTGATCCCAAACAAAAGAAGTTATCATTTTCAAAGGAAGTCGAAATCACAAATGTCAACTCAAACGATTTCTCTGGTTTTTCAAATGAAGACAAAGTTACCATTTCGTCTGAATCAgaa aaGAAACAAGACACAGATACAATTTGTGAACCAGATTTACCAGTTGTTTCTGatcaaaacaaatacatttgtacTTCAACTGTGAACATCGAAAAGTGTATACAGGAAACAATATATGAAGTTAAAGAATCTACTATCCGGGAATCTAGTTCAACTTCTGTTTTTG gtGATCATCCAGTGGCATCAACTAGTGAGAATGTTCATAATTCAGATTTGGTTAATTGTGTAGATGATTTGGATCTTGatgttatttctaataaatgtgtatctgatacaatatttaatgaag AACTTAAtgctaaatatttcaaaaaaccagataaacataatatgattcaaTATTGGCTTTTCCACCCCCATCAACCAGAAACAAACATTCCATTTACTGccttgaaaacatattttcgaAAAGATGGAGGAAGACGAATGTGGGTTTCATATAACCATGGAAATTCATCATTACATTGTTGTATATGTTTGGCATATGGAGATGGCAGTGGTAGATTTACAGTTGGTGTTATGAAATGGacacatatatatttacgaATTGAAGAACATGAAGCATCACTAACTcataaacaaaatgttgatgCTCACATTCTGATGAAAAACTGTTCTTCTGTTGATTCACTTATTAAATATGGTCTGAGTTcgataagaaaaaaagaaattgaaaataatagacAGATATTATTAAGAATCATTGAAATCATAAAGTTAATAGGTAAACGTGGACTCAGTTATCGCGGTAAAAAATGTGAGGCAGcttatacattaaataacagCAACTTGGATCATGGTAACTTTTTGGAAATGGTACTTCTCGTTAGTAAATTTGATCCTATACTTCAAGGGCATTtagatattgtaattaaaaagaGTGCAACTATACATAACTCTGGATCTAAACAAGGTGGTGGTTTCGTTACATTCTTGTCTAAAACTACTGTTAATTACATAACTGATGCAGTATCACAACTGATCAAATCTGCTATTACCAAAGAACTTAAAAAAGCCGTAATATATTCAGTTCAATTGGATACTACACAGGATATCACTGTTATAGACCAATGTTCAGTTATCGTTAGGTATGTAGTTGGTACAAAAATACATGAACGCTTAATAGGAATGATTAAATGCACCTCGAGCAAAGGCATTgattttgtcaatttattattaaatactttgaaACAAATGGGTATTAATCCAAAATACAGTGTTGGAAATTCAACGGATGGAGCTGCAAATATGCAAGGTGTGTATAATGGATTTTCTACAAAATTgaacaatataacattaacaCAAACACATATCTGGTGTTATGCTCACGTGTTGAACCTTGTTATTTGTGatgtaacaaacaaaattttacaAGGTGTAAGTTTATTTGGACTTTTAAATGGATGTGCTGTTTTTCTAAAAGAATCCTATAGTCGAATGGATGTATGGCGTTCAAAAGGTACAAGACAAAGGATATGTACAATAGGAGAAACGAGATGGTGGTCAAAAGATACAGCGTTAACCAAAGTTTTTGGTTACTTTAATAATCCCGATAACTGTTTATTTGTTGAATTAATAACTTCATTAGAAGAAATTtgtgaaaatacaaatattaaaccaGAAGCACGACTAAAGGCTAGTGGTTTTATGGAAGGACTGT TTTCTGCCCACCAAATGGTAACTCAAACTcttaatgatttgaaaaaaattgattgtgATTTTCCCAGCATCAAGCAAGCTGCTGATAATTTTTTGACATGGGCAAAcagtaaattaaaaacagtaGAAAACACCTCTATCCAAATCCATGACAGTATAAGATCATTTCGACCAAGAAAAAAATCGAAGCAATTTTCTTATGAATCAACTGATAACCCAATCGAAGATCCATTGCATTCGTATACAGtaaatgtgcataatataatatttgactcAGTTATCCAAAGTATTGTAGAACGTTTTGAAAAGCACAAACATTTATATGCTGACTTCAATTGTTTGGAtccaaataatttttgtattgatGAACCTCTACCAGAAGATTCACTAAAAA ATGGAGAAGATAATG aacaaaattatatggataatgAAAGATGCTCTCATAATTCTGATGAAACAAAGGAAAAGTGCTGCGTTGTTTGTTGTTTTAGcgtaatagttaattataatttatttagtaatgCTTACCCAGTTCtgtattttacatataaattgttACTTACATTTTCAATCACTCAAGTAGGATGTGAACGTAGTTTTTCAAAACTTAagtatgttaaaaattatttaagaaattcaATGTCACAAGAAAATTTAGAAAGTTTTATGTTAATGTGTGTTGAAAAAGAAATGTTAACTGAAATTAACCCTAATGATATAATTGATAAGGTGGCTGCacata ggAAATTTGCCAAAAAATATATGAGTAATATACAAAGAATAAGAGATAATACTTTTAACAGAAGGAAGAGATTATTCTCGTCAGAATAA
- the LOC132935373 gene encoding uncharacterized protein LOC132935373, translating into MVYVHFSRPSNNAKLIEVQSKLGLKKGNVLRICDTRWVCRYKNCESMIKNYSSILEFLKNEVEAQVDKDAIEAIGILGQIQNCAFFIGVTLLKDILGIINIISVTLQSKNATLGKAKSIINGSIQSIEKLRSDIEFSTFWQKITSLAEENDITLEVPHKGRKRIRTQPKSLNNFYLQLTTGEENEPNITQSVEDYWRQNLYYPIIDSIIVNLKYRFSEESLSMACSVDNFMNMNYEGSLEFINNYKNVTKVSIDLLKAEMMVFKNCLPPDFNFDDIKGKINKEAFPNLYKLLQIAITIPISSATCERSFSSMRRIKNWLRTSMLQQRFSDLSILNIERDLSNKIQTETVLDRYNTKTRKIVLK; encoded by the exons ATGGTTTATGTTCATTTCTCTCGACCATCCAACAATGCTAAACTCATTGAAGTTCAATCTAAACTAGGTTTAAAAAAAGGAAATGTTCTCAGGATATGCGATACAAGATGGGTATGTCGCTATAAAAATTGCGAGTCGATGATAAAAAATTACTCatcaatattagaatttttaaagaATGAAGTTGAAGCACAAGTGGACAAAGATGCTATTGAAGCTATcg gtattcTCGGTCAAATACAAAACTGTGCTTTTTTTATTGGAGTTACTCTATTGAAAGACATTCTTggtatcattaatataataagtgtcACATTACAATCTAAAAATGCCACTTTAGGAAAAGCAAAAAGCATTATCAATGGAAGTATACaaagtattgaaaaattacGTTCTGACATTGAATTTTCTACATTTTGGCAAAAAATTACATCTTTAGCTGAAGAGAATGATATAACCCTTGAAGTACCACACAAAG GAAGAAAACGGATAAGAACTCAACCGAAAtctttgaacaatttttacttACAATTAACAACTGGAGAAGAAAATGAACCAAATATTACACAATCTGTTGAAGACTATTGGAGACAAAATTTATACTATCCAATAATTGATTCTATAatcgttaatttaaaatataggttctCTGAAGAAAGTTTATCTATGGCTTGCTCCgttgataattttatgaatatgaACTATGAAGGAAGCTTAGAGttcataaataactataaa AATGTGACAAAAGTTTCAATCGATTTATTAAAAGCTGAAATGATGGTTTTCAAAAACTGTTTGCCACCAGATTTCAATTTTGATGACattaaaggaaaaataaataaagaagcTTTTCCTAACTTGTATAAGCTACTTCAAATTGCAATTACAATCCCAATAAGTTCTGCAACTTGTGAACGTAGTTTTTCTAGTATGAGACGTATCAAAAATTGGCTAAGAACAAGTATGTTGCAGCAGCGCTTTAGTGACttgtcaattttaaatattgagagggatttatcaaataaaatacaaacggAAACAGTGTTAGATAGATATAACACAAAAACCaggaaaattgttttaaaataa
- the LOC132935374 gene encoding zinc finger MYM-type protein 1-like, producing MCAYKSSLKTGSVVTQLSSAHKKQVEINRKYMSSLIDVVLYLAKQGIAFRGHNENLDSLNQGNYKEMCHMVFSKFMPDLKNVYENKINHTSWKVQDEIIKISADLIKEIIVEEIVVSGNFALMVDEARSHKEEQLSVCVRYAVGLEARERFLQFIDVSNGQTANHIISAVFNCFQNLSININTLNIVAQSYDGASVMAGHLGGVQAKIKQQFPCAIYTHCMAHRLNLIVVDMCKGIKVLISLR from the exons atgtgtGCATATAAAAGTAGTTTAAAGACAGGATCTGTTGTGACACAACTATCTAGCGCTCATAAAAAACAAGTTGAAATTAATCGCAAATACATGTCTAGTTTAATTGATGTTGTGTTATACCTTGCTAAGCAAGGCATAGCATTTAGAGGACATAATGAAAATTTAGATTCTTTAAATCAAG gtaATTATAAGGAAATGTGCCATATGGTATTTTCAAAGTTCATGCcagatttgaaaaatgtatatgagaATAAAATTAACCATACCAGTTGGAAAGTGCAGgacgaaattattaaaataagtgcTGACctaattaaagaaattattgttGAGGAAATTGTTGTTTCTGGGAATTTTGCACTTATGGTTGATGAAGCCAG GTCCCATAAAGAAGAACAGTTATCTGTATGTGTGCGGTATGCTGTTGGTCTTGAGGCACGTGAAAGATTTTTGCAATTCATAGATGTTTCTAATGGACAAACTGCCAACCATATTATTTCTgctgtttttaattgttttcaaaatttaagtattaatatcaatacattaaatattgttgCTCAGTCTTATGATGGTGCCAGCGTAATGGCTGGACACCTTGGAGGTGTCCAggcaaaaattaaacaacaatttccatGTGCCATATACACACACTGTATGGCACACAGATTAAATTTGATTGTTGTGGATATGTGTAAAGGAATAAAGGTATTAATTagtttaagataa